Proteins encoded together in one Sylvia atricapilla isolate bSylAtr1 chromosome 2, bSylAtr1.pri, whole genome shotgun sequence window:
- the CREG1 gene encoding protein CREG1: MSRSASVRGAMSVSSAGRGAMARLLLLCAASGLLVAAVAAIPPPEEAARMARYVLHSCDWGALATLSAQEGLRGRPFANIFSLSDGPPGPCGGSGVPYMYLTDMEISVQDLEVNSNASLTVSLAQTPYCRKHKYDPQNPLCAHIIFVGSIVKVNDSEADLAKKALFSRHPEMESWPKDHNWFFAKFNITNIWVLDYFGGLKIVTPEEYYSVKP; encoded by the exons ATGTCCCGGTCCGCGTCTGTGCGGGGAGCGATGTCCGTGTCCTCAGCTGGCCGGGGAGCGATGGCgcggctgctgctcctgtgcgCCGCATCGGGGCTGCTGGTGGCGGCCGTCGCGGCCATCCCGCCGCCCGAGGAGGCGGCGCGCATGGCGCGCTACGTCCTGCACAGCTGCGACTGGGGCGCGCTGGCCACGCTGTCGGCGCAGGAGGGGCTGCGCGGCCGCCCCTTCGCCAACATCTTCTCCCTCAGCGACGGCCCGCCCGGGCCCTGCGGCGGCAGCGGCGTCCCCTACATGTACCTGACCGACATGGAGATCTCCGTGCAGGACCTGGAG GTCAATTCAAATGCCTCCTTGACTGTGTCTTTGGCACAGACTCCTTACTGCAGGAAGCACAAATATGATCCCCAGAACCCCCTCTGTGCCCACATAATCTTCGTTGGCAGCATTGTAAAG GTGAACGATTCAGAAGCAGACTTGGCAAAAAAAGCATTATTCAGTCGCCACCCTGAAATGGAAAGTTGGCCCAAGGATCATAATTGGTTCTTTGCCAAATTCAACATCACCAATATTTGGGTCCTGGACTACTTTGGTGGATTGAAAATTGTGACACCAGAAGAGTACTACAGTGTGAAGCCTTAG